A genomic stretch from Achromobacter spanius includes:
- a CDS encoding flavin reductase family protein, protein MHFDFSALPSQTVYKLLTSTVTPRPIAWVTTISGDGCVNAAPFSFFNVMGHQPPTVAIGLMRRANGELKDTSANIIENGEFVVNLVPEALMQQMNQTCADYPPGVDELSKAGLTALPAAHVRPPLIQGSPVSLECVSQATIVTGPRQVVVIGRVLGAHVADAYVQDAERGYVNTTEMGLVARMHGSGWYARSTDLFQLARPTEP, encoded by the coding sequence ATGCATTTTGATTTCAGCGCTCTGCCTTCGCAGACGGTCTACAAGCTGCTGACCTCGACCGTCACCCCCCGCCCGATCGCGTGGGTCACCACGATATCGGGCGACGGGTGCGTCAACGCGGCGCCGTTCAGCTTTTTCAACGTCATGGGGCACCAGCCACCCACGGTTGCCATCGGCCTGATGCGCCGCGCCAACGGTGAACTGAAGGACACCAGCGCCAACATCATCGAAAACGGCGAGTTCGTGGTGAACCTGGTGCCCGAAGCCCTGATGCAGCAAATGAACCAAACCTGCGCGGACTACCCGCCAGGGGTGGATGAGCTGAGCAAGGCGGGGCTGACGGCACTGCCCGCCGCGCACGTGCGCCCGCCCTTGATCCAGGGCAGCCCGGTGTCTTTGGAATGCGTCAGCCAGGCGACCATCGTGACCGGCCCGCGCCAGGTTGTCGTGATCGGCCGGGTGCTGGGCGCGCATGTGGCCGACGCCTATGTGCAAGACGCCGAGCGTGGCTATGTGAACACGACCGAGATGGGCTTGGTGGCCCGCATGCACGGCAGCGGGTGGTACGCTCGCAGCACGGATTTGTTCCAGTTGGCGCGGCCCACGGAACCCTAG
- a CDS encoding LysR family transcriptional regulator, protein MDSRFLQTYVHVVELGSIAQAARHQGLTPATVQQRLRALEGDVGSALIARSGRTVKPTPAGIRILERARHILRDVRDLRSAASDTELPAGPLRLGATPTALTGIMPPVLRTWVARHPHIEIYIEPAPTTLLYSKVLSGELDGALLVHPLFALPKTCDWRDLRHEPLVLVTPADMKVRDPLAVIAREPYIRYDRSVVGGKMADDYLRTHTLRPHVRFELDGIDSIAKLVAEGLGVAVLPDWAVTGEPAARVKRWPLPAPCPVRTVGAIWQRAGVRSELMRAFVALTESQLGLARGQA, encoded by the coding sequence GTGGACTCCCGCTTTCTTCAAACCTATGTGCATGTGGTAGAGCTGGGCTCCATCGCCCAGGCCGCGCGCCATCAAGGCCTGACGCCCGCCACCGTGCAGCAGCGATTGCGCGCGCTGGAGGGCGACGTGGGCAGCGCCCTGATCGCCCGCTCTGGCCGCACGGTCAAGCCCACGCCGGCCGGTATCCGCATTCTTGAGCGGGCCCGGCATATCCTGCGGGACGTGCGCGACTTGCGTTCGGCGGCCAGCGACACGGAGCTTCCGGCCGGCCCCTTGCGCCTGGGGGCAACGCCCACGGCGCTGACCGGCATCATGCCACCGGTGCTGCGCACCTGGGTGGCCCGCCATCCCCATATCGAGATCTACATTGAGCCCGCGCCCACCACCCTGCTCTACAGCAAGGTGCTGTCGGGCGAGCTGGATGGCGCGCTGCTGGTGCACCCGCTGTTTGCATTACCCAAGACCTGCGACTGGCGCGACCTGCGCCACGAACCACTGGTGTTGGTGACGCCGGCCGACATGAAGGTGCGCGACCCCCTGGCCGTCATCGCGCGCGAGCCCTACATCCGCTATGACCGCAGCGTAGTGGGCGGCAAGATGGCCGACGACTACCTGCGCACGCATACCCTGCGGCCGCACGTGCGCTTCGAGCTGGACGGCATCGATTCCATTGCGAAGCTGGTGGCCGAGGGGCTGGGGGTGGCGGTGCTGCCCGACTGGGCCGTCACGGGCGAACCGGCTGCGCGGGTGAAGCGCTGGCCGCTGCCTGCGCCCTGCCCGGTGCGCACGGTGGGCGCCATCTGGCAGCGGGCCGGTGTGCGCTCGGAACTGATGCGGGCGTTCGTCGCGTTGACGGAATCGCAGTTGGGCCTGGCGCGCGGCCAGGCTTAG
- a CDS encoding carbon-nitrogen hydrolase family protein, protein MSVQASFKAAVIQAASIPTDSVACANKAASLIRQAAEQGARVLVFPEAFLGGYPKGNSFGAPIGVRKPEGRDAFASYHRQAVRLDGEEVGIVAQAAADTDSFVVMGCIEADGGTLYCTVLYFNGREGLVGKHRKLMPTAGERLIWGFGDGSTMPVFDTPYGKIGAVICWENYMPMLRMYMYSQGVALYCAPTADDRDSWIPSMRHIALEGRCYVLTACQHLRRDAYPEDFECSLGNAPDTVLMRGGSAIIDPLGEVLAGPDFSDETILYADINPNQILRGKYDFDVSGHYARPDVFQLRVDTREKRAVSAVSAVSTGHAGSVQEP, encoded by the coding sequence ATGTCTGTGCAAGCGAGTTTCAAGGCCGCCGTCATCCAGGCGGCGTCCATCCCGACCGACAGCGTTGCCTGCGCCAACAAGGCCGCGTCGCTGATCCGGCAAGCAGCCGAGCAGGGCGCCCGGGTGCTGGTGTTTCCGGAAGCCTTCCTGGGTGGCTACCCCAAGGGCAATTCCTTCGGCGCGCCCATCGGGGTGCGCAAGCCCGAAGGCCGCGACGCCTTCGCCAGCTATCACCGGCAGGCCGTGCGGCTGGACGGCGAAGAGGTCGGCATCGTGGCGCAGGCCGCCGCCGATACCGACAGCTTTGTCGTCATGGGCTGCATCGAAGCCGACGGCGGCACGCTGTACTGCACCGTGCTGTACTTCAATGGCCGGGAAGGCCTGGTCGGCAAGCACCGCAAGCTGATGCCGACGGCGGGCGAAAGGCTGATCTGGGGCTTTGGCGACGGCTCGACAATGCCTGTCTTCGATACGCCCTATGGCAAGATCGGCGCCGTCATCTGCTGGGAAAACTACATGCCCATGTTGCGCATGTATATGTACAGCCAGGGCGTGGCGCTGTACTGCGCGCCCACGGCCGACGACCGCGATAGCTGGATTCCCAGCATGCGCCACATCGCGCTGGAAGGCCGCTGCTATGTGCTGACCGCCTGCCAGCACCTGCGCCGTGATGCGTATCCTGAAGACTTCGAATGCTCGCTGGGCAATGCGCCCGACACAGTGTTGATGCGGGGCGGCAGCGCCATCATCGACCCCTTGGGCGAAGTGCTGGCCGGCCCGGATTTTTCCGACGAAACCATTCTGTACGCCGACATCAACCCCAACCAGATCCTGCGCGGCAAGTACGACTTCGATGTATCCGGCCACTATGCGCGGCCGGACGTGTTCCAGCTTCGGGTCGACACTCGCGAAAAGCGGGCCGTTTCCGCTGTTTCTGCCGTGTCCACCGGCCATGCGGGCAGCGTGCAGGAGCCTTGA
- a CDS encoding mandelate racemase/muconate lactonizing enzyme family protein, giving the protein MPIIESIDVCAAAVPLDKVTSFSNRSVSTRHYGLVKVRSSDGVEGIGFCYVGSAGGAIFEAAVQSLLAPVLLGRDSHAVEGLWQAMYQEALLQGRQGTVMRALSALDIALWDLNAKTAGLPLHKFLGAMELETVPAYASGGYYLDGKTPQHLGEEMASYVDKGFRAVKMKTGRLSPREEEARLKAAREAVGPDVELMMDCNNAWQDVTQAMQYIRRFEQYEPYFIEEPFGPDDIDSHAKLARLTHLPIATAEIGYGRWYHKELLDKGAAGILQTDAAVCGGITEWKRIAATAASYGVVVCPHWFHDVHAPLVAATPNARYVEFFWDDQVLNFRKLIDRQLTHKLGRVVLHQEPGLGFGFEERMVEKFGKWVRISR; this is encoded by the coding sequence GTGCCCATTATTGAATCCATCGACGTTTGCGCCGCCGCGGTGCCCCTGGATAAAGTCACGTCGTTTTCGAACCGAAGCGTGTCCACCCGCCACTACGGCCTGGTCAAAGTCCGTTCCAGCGACGGCGTGGAAGGCATCGGCTTTTGCTATGTGGGCAGCGCCGGCGGCGCCATCTTCGAAGCGGCCGTGCAAAGCCTGCTGGCCCCGGTGCTGCTGGGCCGTGATTCCCACGCCGTGGAAGGCCTGTGGCAAGCCATGTACCAGGAAGCGCTGCTGCAAGGTCGGCAGGGCACGGTGATGCGCGCGCTGAGTGCGCTGGACATTGCGCTGTGGGACCTGAACGCCAAGACGGCCGGCCTGCCGCTGCACAAGTTCCTGGGTGCGATGGAACTCGAAACCGTGCCTGCCTACGCAAGCGGCGGCTATTACCTGGACGGCAAGACACCCCAGCACTTGGGCGAGGAAATGGCCAGCTATGTGGACAAGGGCTTTCGCGCCGTCAAGATGAAGACCGGCCGCCTGTCCCCGCGCGAGGAAGAGGCGCGCTTGAAGGCGGCGCGCGAAGCCGTGGGCCCCGATGTCGAATTGATGATGGATTGCAACAACGCCTGGCAGGACGTGACCCAGGCCATGCAGTACATCCGCCGCTTCGAGCAGTACGAGCCTTATTTCATCGAAGAGCCCTTCGGGCCGGACGATATTGACAGCCACGCCAAGCTGGCGCGGTTGACGCATCTGCCGATCGCCACGGCCGAAATCGGCTATGGCCGCTGGTATCACAAGGAACTGCTCGACAAGGGCGCGGCCGGCATCCTGCAGACCGATGCGGCGGTGTGCGGCGGCATCACCGAGTGGAAGCGCATTGCGGCCACGGCCGCCAGCTACGGCGTGGTGGTCTGCCCGCATTGGTTCCACGACGTGCATGCGCCGCTGGTCGCGGCGACGCCGAACGCGCGCTACGTCGAATTTTTCTGGGACGACCAGGTGTTGAATTTCCGCAAGCTGATCGACCGGCAACTGACTCACAAGCTGGGCCGCGTGGTCTTGCATCAAGAGCCTGGGCTGGGCTTCGGCTTCGAAGAGCGCATGGTCGAAAAGTTTGGCAAGTGGGTCCGCATCAGTCGTTGA
- a CDS encoding Bug family tripartite tricarboxylate transporter substrate binding protein, whose product MQRRQFMTGAAALGAALVLPTAARAQQDMPAGPVKIVVGFPAGGGTDVLARLLGQKLGVMWNIPVIVENRAGAAGVIAAEQVARQPNDGNTLLMAHVNSHGIAPGLHPKLAYSVEQDFSPIALVGKTPTILIGGASQPAKTLPELVKLCRAQPGKIVFGSAGAGSAQHLALEIFKARAGIDVLHVPYKGSAPLMNDLLGGHVQYCFEGMTTATPLVQSGKVIALAQTLQQRSKSHPNVPTVAEQGYPGFEASIWFGMVGPGKMPDAMVQRMNRDIDQVLAMADVQEKLAQVGAEDGGGSVQRFADFMVQEQRKYAQTIKDAKIIVES is encoded by the coding sequence ATGCAACGCAGGCAATTCATGACCGGCGCCGCGGCGCTGGGGGCGGCGCTTGTGCTGCCCACGGCGGCAAGGGCACAGCAGGACATGCCGGCTGGCCCGGTGAAAATCGTGGTTGGCTTTCCGGCGGGCGGCGGCACCGACGTGCTGGCCCGCCTGTTGGGGCAGAAGCTGGGCGTGATGTGGAACATTCCCGTCATTGTGGAAAACCGTGCCGGGGCGGCGGGCGTCATCGCGGCCGAGCAGGTGGCGCGCCAACCCAACGATGGCAACACGCTGTTGATGGCGCATGTGAACAGCCACGGCATCGCGCCGGGCCTGCATCCCAAGCTGGCCTATTCGGTGGAGCAGGATTTTTCGCCCATCGCCTTGGTGGGCAAGACGCCCACCATCCTGATCGGCGGCGCGTCGCAGCCCGCCAAGACGCTGCCTGAATTGGTCAAGCTGTGCCGCGCGCAGCCCGGAAAAATCGTGTTCGGGTCGGCGGGGGCAGGGTCGGCCCAGCATCTGGCGCTGGAAATTTTCAAGGCGCGCGCCGGCATCGACGTGCTGCATGTGCCGTACAAGGGCTCGGCGCCGCTGATGAACGATCTATTGGGCGGCCATGTGCAGTACTGCTTTGAAGGCATGACGACGGCCACGCCGCTGGTGCAGTCCGGCAAGGTGATCGCCTTGGCGCAGACCTTGCAGCAACGTTCAAAGAGCCACCCCAATGTGCCGACAGTGGCGGAACAAGGCTACCCCGGCTTCGAGGCCAGCATCTGGTTCGGCATGGTGGGCCCGGGCAAAATGCCCGACGCCATGGTCCAGCGCATGAACCGCGACATCGATCAGGTGTTGGCGATGGCGGACGTGCAGGAAAAGCTGGCGCAGGTGGGCGCGGAAGATGGCGGGGGCAGCGTGCAGCGCTTTGCCGACTTCATGGTGCAGGAACAGCGCAAGTACGCCCAGACCATCAAAGACGCGAAGATCATCGTCGAAAGCTGA
- a CDS encoding DUF2254 domain-containing protein produces the protein MVARWRWAFKQLTRRLWFRASLFSLLGVATALLAVIFKGAIPETLPARIGADAVDKILGIIASSMLAVTTFSLSTMVAAYGAASSGVTPRATTLVMQDTTTQNALATFIGSFLFSLVGIIALSTGAYGAQGRVLLFAVTIAVVILIVYTLLRWIDHLSKLGRVGETIDRVETATIDAIRHRVQWPCLGGSPYPAAGVPPEAGLAVASDQTGYVQHIDVQALGQIAREHQALIYLDVLPGAFAHVGMVLAWMVPETSNAPTTREAPTEQILGAITLGTHRTFEHDPRFGLSVLSEIASRALSPAVNDPGTAIDVIGRGIRSLTCWGQPPAAQAEAEPDCQRVYVQSLDVDDLFDDFFGPIARDGAGLLEVDMRMTKALLSLAEINPTLFKPAASRHAARLLRYAENALGLDEDKRRLRELALPLLR, from the coding sequence ATGGTTGCTCGTTGGCGCTGGGCGTTTAAGCAATTGACCAGGCGCCTGTGGTTCAGGGCCAGTCTTTTCTCGCTGCTGGGCGTGGCGACCGCCTTGCTAGCCGTCATCTTCAAGGGCGCCATTCCTGAAACCTTGCCCGCCCGCATCGGCGCCGATGCGGTGGACAAGATCCTGGGCATCATTGCGTCCAGCATGCTGGCGGTGACCACCTTTTCGCTCAGCACCATGGTGGCGGCTTACGGCGCCGCAAGCAGTGGCGTGACGCCGCGCGCAACCACGCTTGTGATGCAGGACACCACCACGCAGAACGCCCTGGCCACGTTCATCGGCTCGTTTCTGTTCAGCCTCGTGGGCATCATCGCGCTAAGCACGGGGGCCTATGGCGCGCAGGGGCGGGTCTTGCTGTTCGCGGTGACGATCGCGGTGGTGATCCTGATTGTCTACACACTGCTGCGCTGGATCGATCACCTGTCAAAGCTGGGGCGGGTCGGCGAAACCATCGACCGCGTTGAAACCGCCACAATCGACGCTATCCGGCACCGCGTTCAATGGCCATGCCTGGGCGGATCGCCGTATCCGGCGGCCGGCGTGCCTCCCGAGGCTGGACTGGCCGTGGCGAGCGATCAGACGGGCTACGTCCAGCACATCGACGTGCAGGCGCTGGGCCAGATCGCGCGGGAACATCAGGCCTTGATTTACCTGGATGTTTTGCCCGGCGCCTTTGCCCATGTGGGCATGGTGCTGGCGTGGATGGTGCCCGAAACAAGCAACGCGCCGACCACGCGCGAGGCGCCGACCGAGCAAATCCTGGGCGCCATCACCCTGGGCACGCATCGCACCTTTGAGCACGACCCGCGCTTTGGCTTGTCGGTGCTGTCCGAAATCGCGTCCCGCGCCTTGTCGCCAGCGGTCAATGACCCCGGAACGGCCATTGACGTCATCGGCAGGGGCATCAGAAGCCTGACCTGCTGGGGGCAGCCACCGGCCGCGCAAGCGGAGGCCGAACCGGATTGCCAGCGCGTCTACGTGCAAAGCCTGGACGTGGATGATCTGTTCGACGACTTTTTCGGCCCCATCGCCCGAGATGGCGCGGGTTTGCTGGAAGTGGACATGCGCATGACCAAGGCGCTGTTGAGCCTGGCGGAGATCAACCCGACGCTATTCAAGCCGGCCGCTTCCCGGCATGCCGCGCGCTTGCTCAGGTACGCAGAGAATGCGCTGGGGCTGGATGAAGACAAGCGCCGACTTCGCGAGCTGGCTCTGCCCCTGCTGCGTTGA
- a CDS encoding IclR family transcriptional regulator, with the protein MARPAGKVEKNTEKTPTAARRGIQSIEVGFRILDLIRKTGRPLPLKEIADACELTVPNVHYYLVSFQKVGVVQQHADTGHYGLGPYALRLGLAALEQFDVFTTARPIMAEVAAVTGHTVFLGVWGNKGPTIVYRVEGSRSRPLLELRVGTVMPLLSSALGRNFLAHLPDALTRDLLDREMASSIPESQGGAPGNSYTAKDVQAIRDEVQKHHISRCRHALLPHFTSLSAPIFDMLGEMTAAITLMGPVGAIDDDLDSDTARLLREKARSISAMAGWEGSEPNTAPTAHISFRR; encoded by the coding sequence ATGGCAAGGCCCGCCGGCAAGGTAGAAAAGAACACGGAAAAGACGCCGACTGCTGCGCGCAGGGGGATTCAGTCGATTGAAGTGGGCTTCCGGATCCTGGACCTGATCCGCAAGACGGGCCGGCCCTTGCCGCTGAAGGAAATTGCCGACGCCTGTGAGCTGACCGTGCCCAACGTGCACTACTACCTGGTCAGTTTTCAGAAGGTGGGCGTGGTGCAGCAGCATGCGGACACGGGCCACTACGGCCTGGGGCCCTACGCGCTGCGCCTGGGGCTGGCGGCGCTGGAGCAGTTCGATGTGTTCACCACGGCGCGCCCCATCATGGCCGAGGTGGCGGCGGTGACCGGGCACACCGTGTTTCTGGGGGTATGGGGCAACAAGGGGCCGACCATCGTGTACCGGGTGGAAGGCAGCCGTAGCCGGCCCTTGCTGGAATTGCGCGTAGGCACGGTGATGCCGCTGCTGTCGTCGGCATTGGGCCGCAACTTCCTGGCGCATTTGCCGGACGCCCTGACCCGCGACCTACTGGACCGCGAGATGGCCTCATCCATACCCGAAAGCCAGGGCGGCGCGCCCGGCAATTCCTATACGGCGAAAGACGTGCAGGCCATCCGCGACGAGGTGCAAAAGCACCACATCAGCCGCTGCCGGCATGCGCTGCTGCCGCACTTCACGTCGCTGTCCGCGCCCATCTTCGACATGCTGGGCGAGATGACGGCGGCCATCACCTTGATGGGGCCGGTGGGCGCCATCGACGACGACCTGGATTCCGACACCGCGCGCCTGCTGCGTGAAAAAGCGCGGTCGATCTCGGCGATGGCGGGGTGGGAAGGGTCGGAGCCGAACACGGCCCCGACCGCGCACATCAGCTTTCGACGATGA
- a CDS encoding amidohydrolase family protein: MTDLLLKNVRVAANAAAEAVDVLVRGGRIQHIDPCIPAPADVLVEDGGGALLLPGLVEGHTHLDKTNWDSPWYVNAVGPALTDRIENERTWRASTGHDAASHAQALAQAFLREGATRIRSHVDVDTDAGLRHLDGVHATREALAGRVEIQTVAFPQSGLLVRPGTAELLDQALAQGADVLGGLDPSAIDRDPAQSLDVLFGLAEKHGKPVDIHLHEPGELGAFTLDLILDRVQALGMQGKVVISHAFCLGGIDAKRLEGLLKRLAMLDVAVLTTAPPSRPVPGVRACREAGVTIFGGNDGIRDTWTPYGSPDMLARAMMIGLRNDLRRDDEVEWAFDCVTGAAARACGFADYGLTPGARADLVLVDASCVAEAVVTRKPRRLVVTHGVVAVRNGQDAIA; encoded by the coding sequence ATGACCGACCTGTTGTTGAAAAACGTCCGCGTGGCGGCGAACGCCGCTGCCGAAGCGGTCGACGTATTGGTGCGTGGTGGACGCATCCAGCACATCGATCCCTGTATCCCGGCGCCGGCCGACGTTCTTGTTGAGGATGGCGGCGGCGCCTTGTTGTTGCCGGGGCTGGTTGAAGGCCATACCCACCTGGACAAGACCAATTGGGATTCGCCTTGGTATGTGAATGCGGTTGGCCCCGCGCTGACCGACCGCATTGAAAACGAACGCACCTGGCGCGCCAGTACGGGCCACGACGCGGCCAGCCATGCGCAGGCGTTGGCGCAGGCGTTCCTGCGCGAAGGCGCCACCCGCATCCGTAGCCATGTCGACGTGGATACCGACGCGGGCCTGCGTCACCTGGATGGCGTGCATGCCACGCGCGAAGCGTTGGCCGGCCGCGTGGAAATTCAAACCGTGGCCTTTCCGCAGTCGGGGCTGTTGGTGCGTCCCGGCACGGCAGAACTGTTGGATCAGGCGCTGGCGCAAGGCGCTGATGTGTTGGGTGGGCTGGACCCCTCCGCCATCGATCGCGATCCCGCCCAGTCATTGGATGTGCTGTTTGGCCTGGCCGAGAAGCATGGCAAGCCGGTCGATATCCACCTGCACGAACCCGGCGAACTAGGCGCGTTCACGCTGGACCTGATCCTGGACCGCGTCCAGGCGTTGGGCATGCAAGGCAAGGTGGTCATCAGCCACGCTTTCTGCCTGGGTGGCATTGACGCCAAGCGGCTGGAAGGGTTGCTCAAACGCCTGGCGATGCTGGATGTGGCCGTGTTGACCACCGCGCCGCCGTCGCGGCCGGTGCCCGGCGTGCGTGCATGCCGCGAGGCGGGCGTGACGATCTTTGGCGGCAACGACGGCATCCGCGATACCTGGACGCCGTATGGCAGCCCCGACATGCTGGCGCGCGCCATGATGATCGGCCTGCGCAACGATCTGCGCCGCGACGACGAAGTGGAATGGGCGTTTGATTGCGTCACCGGCGCCGCCGCGCGCGCCTGCGGCTTTGCGGACTACGGTCTGACGCCGGGCGCGCGGGCCGATCTGGTGCTGGTCGACGCCAGTTGTGTGGCCGAAGCCGTGGTGACGCGCAAGCCGCGCCGGCTGGTCGTGACCCACGGCGTGGTGGCCGTCCGCAATGGCCAGGACGCCATCGCCTAA
- a CDS encoding MFS transporter, whose protein sequence is MEANVAAVGRIGDAPTLSRKEERQVVVASTLGTLFEWYDFFIYGTLAVFMSQVLFPQDNPTVALLAALGALAVGFIIRPLGAVMFGYLGDKWGRKYTFLITVVMMGGATVLIGCLPTYESAGHLSWILLLTLRVVQGLAVGGEYGGAVIYVAEHCEPKRRGLLTGWIQITSSAGLILSLVVILCTQASMSAEDFRQWGWRLPFILSIVMLAISIYVRAKLHESPVFTRMKQQNRLSKNPIKETFGQWSSLRLVLLALIGVTAGQGATYFTGQFYVMIFLQQAVQLDQTSVYTLILIGFIIGAPTFVLFGWLSDRIGRKWIMMAGLFIAALGYHSMFEVLLKAGNPALAQAMQSTPVLVHADTSGGACDFGLQAAMVGSHADHKKVCVQAKKFLVGKGINFEYAAPLPGQTIAMSVGGVTVNGFDRAGYAQALSAAGYPDRADPNRVDRTTIILILVLMTAVVAMVYGPVASYLVELFPARIRYTALSFPYHIGAGIFGGIVPFTATYLAQASGNIFGGLMYPVVVMVVVGIIGSLFLPNTRAQAIDEDPIH, encoded by the coding sequence ATGGAAGCAAACGTGGCAGCAGTGGGGCGGATCGGCGACGCGCCGACGCTAAGCAGAAAAGAGGAACGTCAGGTGGTGGTGGCGTCCACCTTGGGCACCTTGTTCGAGTGGTACGACTTCTTCATCTACGGGACCCTGGCGGTGTTCATGAGCCAGGTGCTGTTCCCGCAGGACAACCCCACCGTGGCGCTGCTGGCCGCCTTGGGCGCGCTGGCGGTGGGTTTCATCATTCGCCCCTTGGGCGCCGTGATGTTCGGCTACCTGGGCGACAAATGGGGCCGCAAGTACACGTTCCTGATCACGGTCGTGATGATGGGTGGGGCCACCGTGCTGATCGGCTGCCTGCCCACCTATGAATCCGCCGGCCATTTGTCGTGGATCCTGCTGCTGACGTTGCGCGTCGTGCAGGGCCTGGCCGTGGGCGGCGAGTACGGCGGCGCGGTGATCTACGTGGCCGAGCATTGCGAGCCCAAGCGCCGTGGCTTGCTGACCGGGTGGATCCAGATCACCTCGTCGGCCGGCCTGATCCTGTCGCTGGTCGTCATCCTGTGCACCCAGGCGTCCATGAGCGCCGAGGACTTCCGCCAATGGGGATGGCGCCTGCCGTTCATCCTGTCGATCGTGATGCTGGCGATTTCGATCTACGTGCGCGCCAAGCTGCATGAATCGCCCGTCTTCACGCGCATGAAGCAGCAGAACCGCCTGTCGAAGAATCCCATCAAGGAAACGTTCGGCCAATGGTCCAGCCTGCGCCTGGTGCTGCTGGCGCTGATCGGCGTCACCGCCGGCCAGGGCGCCACCTACTTCACGGGCCAGTTCTACGTGATGATCTTCCTGCAGCAAGCCGTGCAGTTGGACCAGACCAGCGTCTACACGCTGATCCTGATCGGCTTCATCATCGGCGCGCCCACGTTCGTGCTGTTCGGCTGGCTGTCTGACCGTATCGGCCGCAAATGGATCATGATGGCGGGCCTCTTCATTGCCGCTCTCGGCTATCACTCGATGTTCGAGGTGCTGTTGAAAGCCGGCAACCCGGCGCTGGCCCAAGCCATGCAGAGCACGCCGGTGCTGGTGCATGCCGATACCAGTGGCGGCGCGTGCGACTTCGGTTTGCAGGCCGCGATGGTCGGCAGCCATGCCGACCACAAGAAAGTGTGCGTGCAGGCCAAGAAATTCCTGGTCGGCAAGGGCATCAACTTTGAATACGCCGCGCCCCTGCCGGGCCAGACCATAGCCATGAGCGTGGGCGGCGTCACCGTCAACGGCTTTGACCGCGCGGGCTATGCCCAGGCTTTGAGCGCGGCTGGCTACCCGGACCGGGCAGACCCCAACCGCGTCGACCGCACCACCATCATCTTGATCCTGGTGCTGATGACCGCCGTGGTCGCGATGGTCTATGGACCGGTGGCATCCTACCTGGTTGAGCTGTTCCCGGCCCGCATCCGCTACACCGCGCTATCCTTCCCGTACCACATCGGCGCGGGCATCTTCGGCGGCATCGTGCCCTTTACCGCCACCTACCTGGCGCAGGCCAGCGGCAATATCTTTGGCGGCTTGATGTATCCGGTTGTCGTGATGGTGGTGGTGGGCATCATCGGCAGCTTGTTCCTGCCGAATACCCGCGCCCAGGCCATCGACGAAGACCCTATCCACTAA